A genomic region of Gossypium hirsutum isolate 1008001.06 chromosome D01, Gossypium_hirsutum_v2.1, whole genome shotgun sequence contains the following coding sequences:
- the LOC121213934 gene encoding uncharacterized protein, translated as MLMRNEALEKSLSDSQREKGELKDRVTELERSLCHYRNRNSAIQLRASLSKIDEMKEKIKELETALQNCEIRIESLEVNESRNNEQLYYFRNQVRSRDHIMEEPVVQIREVADHIQTLAAQADMLRLEREESLVVHFGEDNEDPVYPSGFTPISVQPDMRPQRVPLTIKSQQYQIDTLTPINRPMGSRSNFRNNLANPITLDNPTEIKQARVEYPDTIKAPKRKGNKGDNAGRYNKGHSKPIVVGRPKTETTSHQSPLKRESYTKIENCTAFKKIVERFINIGIVKFDEASSAENLLPNHIDNWGECNE; from the exons ATGCTGATGCGTAACGAggctttagaaaagagtttgtcagaTAGCCAAAGAGAAAAAGGTGAATTAAAGGATAGGGTGACTGAGTTGGAAAGATCTCTTTGTCATTATCGAAATCGAAACTCTGCGATACAATTGAGGGCAAGCTTAAGCAAGATTgatgaaatgaaggaaaaaataaaagagCTAGAAACGGCgctgcaaaattgtgagatccgGATCGAGAGCTTGGAAGTAAATGAAAGTCGTAATAATGAACAGCTTTACTACTTTCGGAATCAAGTTAGGAGCAGAGATCATATTATGGAGGAACCTGTGgtccagattcgagaagtagctgatcacATACAGACTTTGGCAGCACAAGCAGACATGCTAA GGTTAGAAAGAGAGGAAAGCCTAGTTGTCCACTTTGGGGAGGATAATGAAGACCCTGTTTATCCCTCAGGTTTTACCCCGATAAGTGTCCAGCCAGATATGCGTCCACAAAGGGTACCCCTTACTATCAAATCTCAACAATATCAGATCGATACCTTAACACCAATAAATCGCCCAATGGGCTCAAGATCTAATTTTAGGAACAATCTAGCCAATCCTATTACTCTTGATAATCCAACAGAAATAAAACAGGCGAGGGTGGAGTACCCAGATACTATAAAAGCCCCAAAGAGGAAGGGGAATAAGGGAGATAATGCAGGTagatataacaagggccactcaaaaccaatcGTTGTGGGCCGGCCAAAGACAGAAACCACCAGCCATCAGAGCCCTTTAAAGCGAGAATCTTACACTAAG ATAGAAAATTGCACCGCATTTAAAAAGATAGTTGAAAGATTCATTAATATAGGCATTGTCAAGTTCGATGAAGCCTCCAGtgcagaaaatctgctacccaaCCACATTGATAATTGGGGAGAATGCAATGAATGA